The following nucleotide sequence is from Synechococcales cyanobacterium T60_A2020_003.
CCACATTTTCAAATTTATCAATGTCTGGAGTACAGGCATCTTACCCGCGAGCGGGACGCTCGCACTATTCGTACAAAATTGGGATGCTCCCCATACTCTCCAAGGACATGACACTTACTTCGGAAGTGCTTTTACAGTCATTTTTGCAGTTAAGAGATAAAGTTTGTGAAATTTCCCGATTAATTCAACGTTGACGGTATGAATAATTGTGCTCGTGTGGGCATACTGAGAACTAGACATTACCAGAAACGGTCTTGAGTCAATGACTAAATCAAGCATTAGTCTTCAGGGCACCTCGATTAATTGCATTTATCTATTTCGACATCAACATTGATATGGTCTTTGTAGCCGAAGTAGCTCGTGTTGTTCTTTTTCGTCCAGCGAGCATCGGTATCCTTTTGCGATGCCTTATGAGGATTGTTCTGAAGGCTATCGGGAACCTGTCCTGCCCTGATTGACGGACAAAACTCACACAACCCTGATTCTCTCGTAGGTTGGGTGAGCGCTAGCGTAACCCAACAGAATATAGGCTAGAGTTGGGTTCCACGTTGTTTCACCCAACCTACTAAAAAAGATTTGTCAGTCAACCAGCCCTGATTGGCTTGGTAGCCTGCACCAATCAGGTAGCCATCAAACTGCTCAAACAGCACTTCGACCAAGCCTTGCGCTAACAGTCGTTGCCAGAATAGCCAGACTGTTGTAGCGTCTGGCACAGCGTCCTCAAAGCCCAAACCCAGAAACCGCATCAATGACAATCGGTCGTTAACTTGATAAGTAGATAGTCGTAAATAAACAAAGCTCTTCGTAGGATGGGTTAGCGATAGCGTAACCCATGCGGTCAAAGGATTTGATGTGTTAGGCGTAGCCGTAACGCATCCTACGTTTAATTAGGGTCACCTACTTACTCCAATTCCTCATCACTGATGTTGTACAGTTGTGGCAAAATCAGTCGTTTGAACATCAGCAACACATCGATAGCCTTGCGCCCAGCGTTGCTTTTGCGTTCTTTGAGATGGATCTGTTCCAACAGAGGACGAAAATCCTCCCACGGAATCAGGGCATCTAGACGATCCAAGAAGTCCCTCTTCTGAGAGAGCTTTTGTTGGCGACGCTCAATGTCCCAAAATCCGCACTGACCCATGGTGATACCTGACTCAACTCACTCAACTTTATGACCGCACGATGCCAGGAGAGGTGGGCTATTTTTCGAGATGCCCTCTAAAGATTTCCCCTAATTTAGCTCCCCTTCTCCCGCTTTGGGAGAAGGGGCTGGGGGATGAGGGCTATTCCACTAACCAATCCGCTCAGGCAGACGCCTCCACCGGATGCTGCGGATGCACCGAGCGCCCCTGCTGCAACACCGCATACAGACGATTCAACGCATGCATATACGCATGGGCAGACGCCACAATCACATCCGTATTCGCCGCATGACCCGAAAAGATCCGATCCTCATGGCGCAAGCGAATCGTCACCTCACCGATCGCATCAATCCCTTCCGTCACCGACTTCACCGAATACTCAATCAACTGATTCGGCACATCTACCACCCGATTGATCGCCTTATACACCGCATCCACCGGGCCAGTACCGATCGCCGCATCCGTTAACTCTTCACCTTCAGGCGTGATCACCGTCACCGTAGCCGTTGGCTTCGAATGATCCCCACAGGACACCTGCACATGCTCCAAGCGGAACAGTTCCGGAGCCTGCTGAATCTCGTCGTTAACGATCGCCTCCAGATCCCAATCGGTAATCTCCTTCTTCTTATCCGCCATCTCCTTAAACCGGAGAAACGCCCGATTCAAATCCTGATCCGCCAGGTCAAACCCCAACTCCTTCAGGCGGGTACGGAACGCATTCCGACCCGAGTGCTTACCCAACACAATCTGGTTATCCGTCAACCCAATCAACTGGGCATCCATAATCTCGTAGGTCAGCTTGTGCTTCAGCACCCCATCCTGGTGGATACCCGACTCATGGGCAAACGCATTCGCACCCACGATCGCCTTATTCGGCTGGACAAACATACCCGTCAGGTTCGACACCAACCGCGACGTCTTATAAATCTGGCGCGTATCAATATTGGTGAGCGGCGCTTCCGACTCCACCGGACGACCCAAAAACGGATTGAAATACTGACGACGCACATGCAACGCCATCACCAACTCTTCCAACGCCGCATTGCCAGCCCGTTCGCCAATACCGTTAATCGTGCATTCAAGCTGACGTGCCCCGTTCTTGATCGCTTCCAAGAAGTTCGCCACCGCCAAGCCCAAGTCATTATGACCATGCACCGAAATAATCGCCTGATCTACATTGGGCACGTTTTCCTTAATGCCGCGAATCAACGCGCCAAACTCAGCCGGAGTGGTATAGCCCACCGTATCGGGAATATTAATCGTGGTTGCACCAGCGGCGATCGCCCGTTCCAACACCTGATACATAAACTCTGGGTCAGAGCGTCCCGCATCTTCCGGCGAAAACTCCACGTCATCTACAAAGGTCTTGGCATAGGCCACCATCTCTTCCGCGATCGCCAACACCTCAGCACGAGTCTTCCGCAACTTGTACTGGAGGTGAATATCCGACGTCGCAATAAACGTATGAATCCGACCTTTCGCCGCAGGTTTCAACGCTTCCGCCGCCGTTTGGATATCCTGACGCGTGGCCCGTGCTAATCCGCAAATCGTCGGCCCGTCTTCCGTGCCGACCTGACGCGCAATTTTTTGAACCGCCTCAAAATCTCCAGGGCTGGCAAACGGGAATCCAGCTTCAATAATGTCAACACCCAGTCGAGCCAGTTGACGCGCGATCGTTAGCTTCTCATCGACGTTTAGCGTAGCACCAGGCGACTGTTCGCCATCACGAAGGGTGGTATCGAAGATCAGGATGCGGTCAGGCTGATTCTGAGTATTCATAAAATTTGAGAGTAAGAATCACGAAACAGAATTAGGTATCGCGAATTTGTAACAAGACGCACAGCATCAACGATAAGAACTATTCTAGTGGCTGATTTTCCAATTCAGGAAGGATTCTCAGTCTTGCATGAGCAAACCCTAACACGGAGTAGTTCCGGATAGTGCCCTAGGTTTACCACGTTAGGCAGAATGATCGGGTGCATCCCCGTTTTGTAGCCCTCACCCTACACCTCTCTCCCAAGGGGCGAGGGACTTTATTTCAGTTCCCCTTCTCTCTGAGGAGAAGGGGTTAGGGGATGAGGGTCACAGACCTGCTTTCAACAGTGGGGTACACCTAGAGCGATCGCCCTTTAATGCCAAATCCCCTGTGATAGCCGCCCTGCCGAACCTTCAAATTACGCCGTAGTGTTCCTTGTAGCCATCCACCTTCTCAATCGAATCACGAATCGAGTTGAGGTCAATATAGCAATCGGTAGCGTTACGAAGCTCACGGGCAATCATCCCCTCGGTGGAGACCACGGTGATGTGGGTATTCTTCGACCGCAGCAGTTCGATCGCCCGTTCAAAATCCCCATCGCCGCTGAACAGCACCACCCGATCGTACTGATCCACCGTATTGAACATATCCACCACAATCTCGATGTCCAGGTTCGCCTTTTGGGAATAGCGACCTGAATTATCGTCGTAGTATTCCTTCAAGATCTTGGTACGCACCGTATAGCCCAGACTGATCAACGCATCCCGGAATCCGCGCTGGTCTTGAGGATCTTTCAGTCCGGTATACCAAAAGGCATTCACAAGGCGGGTTCCCGGTTCATTGGTGAAGTACTCTAAAACTCGCTTTGGATCAAAAAACCAGCCATTTTTTTGCTGAGCATAGAACATGTTGTTGCCATCTACAAATATTGAAAGGCGACTAATACGGGTGATTACCATATAGAAACGAACCTAAAACCTTAATAATGGGATTAAACGTTTTGAATACCAAAACCACTGATGTTCGAAAGGCTATGCCGTTTGGCTAGATAAGCTTTCATCGCCAGCAGGTTATAGAAAAAGCTAATATTCCCTCAATACTTTTCGGAGGCAAGAAGAGTCTAAAGCTAGACTTGAATCAGCTATAAACAACACTGGGCTGTGAAAAGCTGCTGCCACCCAAAACCCTAGTCTTGGAAAACAGTAGCTCATCCACAGGCGTTACGATTTCAGTATTTAAGCTCCACAGCCCAGCTACGAACATTGTGGCTTGAGCTAAAAGACCAAAATAAATCCGCTGTGAACTATGAATAATAAACCATTTTTCTCATAACAGACTGGAATACATATAGGGTCTAGTAAAAGTAAGTTAGGCTCCACCTAAATCATTAGGTAGTGGGGCTAGTTTCTCAGGTTTTAATAATTTAGTCGGAACAAAGCTTCCCTCGATCAGAAGATCTGGCGATCGCTGAACGGCGATTATCAGGGCAACCGAGCCGGAGCATTTGCTTCCGTTACTACGAACTACCTCTCTATTATAAGGAATAACCAGGAATCCATACCGTCCCGACTCCCAGTTTATCGTTTGCCCTTTGAAATCCCCCTGCCTATGACTATGCATCCAACGCTATCGCTCATTCCTCCTCCCCAAGGAGCGCTCCAGGTGAAGGCGTTGCCCCAGGGGGCGGGCACTCCGCTCTCCTCCCCAGATTCCGGCCTACAGGATCAATTCCTGTCACTGATTGTTCCTACCTATAACGAGCATCAGAATCTCCCCGTTTTGATTGCACAGTTAACTCAAATCCTGTCGAGTCACTGGGGCGAGCAGTACGAAATTATCGTGGTAGACGATGACAGCCCCGATTTCACCTGGAGCACCGCCCAAGACCTGATTCCCACCTATCCCATGCTGCGGGTGATGCGTCGCCAGGGTGAACGGGGGCTGGCCTCGGCCATTATCCGAGGATGGCAGGTGGCTAGGGGCGATGTGCTAGGCGTGATCGATGCGGATTTGCAGCACCCTCCCGATATCTTGCTGGGACTGTTGGATGAGATGGCTCAAGGGGCAGATCTAGCGGTCGCCAGTCGCCATGTGGAGGGGGGTGGCGTGAGCGAGTGGAGCGTGGTGCGGCGATTTTTGTCGCGGGGTGCCCAGGTTTTGGGGTTGGTGCTCCTGCCAGATGTAGTGAGCCGCGTGTCTGACCCGATGAGCGGCTTTTTTCTGGTTCGACGGGAGGCGATCGCCAATCAAACCCTGAATCCGCTGGGCTACAAGATTCTGATTGAAGTGCTGGGACGGGGAACCATCGATCGCATTGCCGAAGTGGGCTACGTGTTCCAAGAGCGGCAAGAGGGTGAGAGTAAGGTGACCTGGAAACAGTATTGGGAGTACCTTCAGCACCTCTGTCGATTGCGCCTATCGCGGGGACGAGTGGGCCGGATTCGCCAACGGACGGCGTTACCGATGGGGCGCTTTATCCGCTTTGGACTGGTGGGCTTATCGGGCGTTTTTGTCGATATGGCGGTGTTTTACCTACTCAGCGACCCGTCAACTCTGGCCTTGGGGCTAACCCGCAGCAAAATCGTAGCGGCGGAAGTGGCGATCGTGAACAATTTTCTCTGGAACGATCGCTGGACGTTTGGCGATATTTCCGCTCGTCAATCGGGGCACAGTCAGCGGTTGAAACGGTTCCTCAAGTTCAACGCCGTGTGCGTGGCGGGTCTGGTGCTCAACGTGCTAATCCTCAACCTGCTCTTCAACGTATTTGGCATCAACCGTTATGTCGCCAACTTGATGGCGATCGCCCTCGTCACGGTGTGGAACTTCTGGCTCAATCTCAAGTTGAGTTGGCGGGTCACCCAAGTGAAGTAACGGCTGGCACCGTCAGATATTTAATATTTTCTTAGACAAGCGATAGACTGAACTATAGAAAATCCAGCCAAAATCCGAGCGATCGCCCCTCCATATCGATCCAGTTTGCCCCTGACCTGGCTCTAGTTTGTTCGTTCAATTCCGCTGCTTTTTAAGTACTCTCAGCTCTCCCTTATTGGTCTTAGCCATGACCCCTGCTACCGCTCATCTGGATCGCTACTACGACGATATTAAAGCAGTCATCCTCTCGCGCCAGCATCCCGTTACTGGACTGTTGCCTGCCAGTACTGCCGTCAATCTCCACGGCGACTACACCGATGCCTGGGTGCGGGACAATGTATACAGCATTCTGGCCGTCTGGGGATTGGCGATCGCCTATCGCAAACTAGATGATCACAGTGGCCGCGCCTATGAGCTAGAGCACGCGGTGGTGAAGCTGATGCGGGGGCTGTTGTTCGCCATGATGCGGCAAGCGCCCAAGGTGGAAGCCTTTAAAGTCACCCAAGATCCCTTAGACGCGCTCCACGCCAAGTACGATACCGGAACTGCTGACGTTGTGGTGGATGACGACAAGTGGGGACATCTACAACTCGATGCCACGTCGCTATTCCTGCTGATGCTGGCGCAGATGACCGCATCGGGCTTGAAAATCATCTTCACCCTAGATGAAGTCAATTTTGTTCAAAACCTGACCTACTACATCGGTCGCGCCTACCGCACCCCGGACTATGGCATCTGGGAACGAGGCAACAAGATTAATCACGGGGATCCAGAACTGAATGCTAGTTCGGTTGGGATGGCAAAGGCCGCATTGGAAGCCCTGAACAAGATGAACCTGTTTGGCGTGTGGGGTGGTCAGTCTTCGGTACTCCATATCTTGCCGGATGAAATTGCCCGGACGCGGATTACCTTAGAGTCGATCCTTCCCCGTGAGTCCGGCTCCAAGGAAGTGGATGCGGCCTTGCTCAGCGTGATTGGATTTCCCGCCTTTGCCGTCGAAGATCTGGCTTTGGTGAAGCGTACCCGTGAAAACATCGTGACTAAACTGGAGGGACGCTACGGCTGCAAGCGCTTTTTGCGGGACGGTCATCAAACGGTGATTGAGGACAGCAACCGTCTTCACTACGAGCCGTTTGAACTGAAACAGTTTGAGCATATTGAGTGCGAATGGCCGCTATTTTTCACCTATCTGTTACTCGATGCCCTCTTTCGGGGCGATCGCGACCAGGCGCGTCTTTACCATCAAAAATTGGAAACGCTTCTCGTTGACGATAACGGACGAAAGCTCTTGCCCGAACTGTACTACGTTCCAGAAGAGAGCATCGAGGCTGAACGGGCTACCCCCAAAAGTCAGAAGCGCCTGCCCAATGAAAACGTGCCGCTGGTGTGGGCACAGAGTTTGTTCTACCTGGGCAGCATGATCCTAGACGGACTCCTGGACTTGGGCGATCTCGATCCCCTAGGCCGCCACCTCCGCGCTAATGCCTCCATTCGCCAACAGCCCCTTGTCCAGATTGCCCTACTCGCCGAGGATGAGTTGTTGCAAGCCACCCTCAGCACCTACGGCATTGCCACCCAAGTCCCCTGGCAGGTGGAGCCGATTCAGATCCGGTCTGCGAGTGAACTGGCTAAGGTGTATGAGCAGATTGGGCGCAGCGATGCCCTAGGACTGACTGGACGCCCTCCTCGCCGCTTGCGAAGCCTGACCACCTCCCGCATTTTTTACATCGAAGGCAAAACGATCGCCTTTTTACCCTCGTTCCTAGACTTGCAGCAGTTCTACCTCACCCTGGACTATCACTTCCTGGTGGCGCAAATCGAGAGCGAACTGGCCTACATCTACCGCCATTGGCATGATCTGGGGCGACCCACGATGACGCTGCTGCTGACCCGCGCTATGTTTGATGCCGGGTCGGTGAAGATGGAGCAATCGCCACTCCTTGCCCTGCTGAAAAACATGCGCGATGGCGAGTGCAACGGAACCCCTGTGCGCTTAGGGCCGTTGCAACAACTGATGCTCACCGCTGGAACCGAGCGCATCGATAACGTTCACGGCTTCACCTTTACCGAAGCCCCGATGCAAAGTGCGGCCTGTCCGACCCGGCGCTTAAACGTTGATCCGGCCAACATGGTTCCCCTGTCGGGCTATCAAGAGTTTTTGCTGGAACAGGAAACGGATGTAAAAGGACTGTGCGATCGCCTGCGCCAGTCTACCAACCTATACGAACAAACCGAATTACTAGAAACTCTGGTGGAACTGGAGGGATTGGAGTTTGACACGGGCTGGGGTGACCCCGGACAGCCCGTTTTGATAGCGGATTTGTTGAATGAGGTGTACACCCGTGCGGGCGAAGAGCAGTTGTGGAGTATTATCCGCCGCGCGGCAGGATTGCTGAATAAGGTGGATATTGGACTGACGGATGCGGTCAATGAAATTTTGGTGCAGCAAAAGCAGATCACCGTGGGTAAGGCATTTAGTCAGGCGTCCCTGATCGAGCGCCCCATGCCCCACAACGACATTTTGGCTAAAATTCACGAATTTTGCGGTGAAGATGTGCGCGATCGCGCCTTGACCCAAGAAATTCTCATTTACTTAAGTTTGCTGATTAAAACCGAGCCGTCTTTATTCAAGGGACTTCTGACCCTGCGCGTGAGCTATCTCATCTTGCTACTCACCAGTGAACTCGCGTTGGAACTTCAGGTCACCCAGGACGAAGCCTACGAAGCCCTGATGCAGCTCAGTCCCTTTGATATCAAAATGCGACTGCGGCAGGTCTTAGCGGGATACGCCTCGATGAATAAAACCCTGCTGCGCCAGGAGTCCCTTGCCGTCCGTCAATCTGCCCAGCAAATGCGGTGGTCACCCTTCACAGAAGAGGAGGGTATCCCGGAACCCACTACCGGAAGCTGGCGACGGCAGCGACAGTTGGACGGGGCGATTAACCGTGTGCCTCCCAACTTTTATCCGCGCGTGTGGCAAGTGTTGCAGCACTGTCAGGGCGTGGTGATTGGCGACAAGCTAGAACGTCGTAACCGTCTCGAAAGTGAACTGATCCTGGCGGAAATGACCCCTGGGGAAAAGAACTTTGCCCTGCGCGTAGAGCATTTGCTGAACAAAATCCAGGCTCCGGAGTATCGGCAGGCCAATATTGAAGCCCTGATGGCATTAGCAGGAATTAGCGATCGCAATCCGGAGTTTCAGATCGAGAGCTACATTGTGCTGGATGTGTTGATTGGTCACGCGGTTCGGATCGCTTGGTTAGCGAAGCATCCAGAGCATGGCGATCGCTACGACGAGTACAAATCCCAGGCGTGGCATTCGTTTTATGAAACCTCGCCACCGGAGTGTGCCCGTCATATTGCTGAAGCGTTGAAGTACCTGATCGAACTGCACGACACCACCGAACCAGGGGAACTCGCAGATCTAAACGCGATCGCCCCTTAGGAGCGGCGCACGTTCAAACAACACCAATCTTGCCGCCGCCACAGGGTTGCTACGATCCAGCCATGCTGCTCTAGGGTATCGGCAACAGGTTTGGCTTGGTCAATCAAAATGCCGCTAAACACACCCCAAGTCGTCGGTTTGGCGATCGCCGACAGCATCGGCACTAGGTCAATAATCACCTCGGCCAGAATGTTGCAGAGGAAGCCATCCACCGGAGATTCCAGCATTTCAATCAACTGCATCAGGCTACCCTCACGCACAATCAGGCGATCGCTCGGCACTTGATTCAGTTCACGATTACTCATGGTGGCCTTTACCGCCAAGGGATCGATATCGACGGCATAGACTTTTTCGGCTCCCAGCAATACCGCACCAATGGAGAGAATGCCAGAGCCACAGCCAATGTCGGCAACGGTGATCGGCTCCTCATCGGGATTATCGTCTAACGACCCTAGGCGCATTTCCAGGGCTTCTAAACAAAGCTGGGTGGTGGGGTGGGTGCCTGTACCAAAGGCAGTGCCGGGATCAAGACGGATCACGGTGCGATCGCTATCTTCGGGCATGGGCATCCAAGCGGGGTTGACCAGGAAGCGATCGCCCACCTCTTGCGGTGTCCAGTATTGTTTCCAGCTACTGGCCCAGTCTTCTTCGTCAATTAAGTGCCATTGGGTGGTGGGTGGGGCGCAGCCCACGCAGATCGCATCCTGCTTAATCCAGAGCGACAGCGCCGCTAAGTCGAGCGAGTTGACTTTGATCTGGGGCATGTAGGCTTTGACTAAGTTCAGGTAGTCCTTGGCTTCGCTGGACATACCCTGACAGCCAAATCGCTCCAAACGCCAGAACACGGTGTCTTCCAGCGCTGGATCACACAAAATCTGAATTTCCCACCAGCTATTTGCCAAGCGTCCCTCACAGTTGTCTACATGTGGCAAGTCATCCATTACCGTATCAGGAATTTCGTGATTTTTGCCCGAAAATCTGAAACCCCGACGATACCCCCAAGATCTCCGACGTCTTGCCTGCTGTCCAATCCTACGGCATTGGCATTCCAACCTAGCCATACCGAACAAGCCACCTAAACCGAATCCCCAAATGCTGTTTAGGATATGAATAGATCGCCAGAGAGAGTTCAGGTCATGCGGACATTAACCAAGTGGTCAGTTGCAGACTATCAGCGCATGCGAAGTGTAGGACTGCTCGATCGCCGCCGCTGCGAACTCATCAACGGAGTCGTTTGGGATATGGTACTAGAGGGAACATTCCATCGTTTTATTAACGAGCGGGGTGACGACTACCTCAGACAAGTTCTTCAAGGGAAAGCCAAGGTTTTTGAAGCCCATCCCATCACGCTGGCCACCTCCGAACCCCAGCCCGACGTCACGATCGCCCTTCATCCATTCCTCACCATCCCAGACCCCTCCATCCCAGACTGACTATTGCGAGCCTCCACCCCATTTCCCCAAACCTCCGCTATCCTAACAAGTACCTCTGCACCCCAAAGATCCATGATGCGCGTTTGGACCGTTAGCTTTATCCTTTTCTTCATTCTCACCGAGCTATATCAATGGCTGGAAGGGATGGTGCCACCGTTTCCCGTGTTTATTGGGGCTGGAGCACTGTTGGCGATCGCCTCCAATGCCAACAAATGGCCGCTCGCTCAACCCAGCAAACCGTCTGCATCAGCGACGGCGATCGCCCCGAAACCGCAACCTACGCCCCAAATGCCACCCAAGCTGGAGAACACCCAAGGACTCAGCCCATCGGATACGCCAGAACTGCCCCAGCTTGAGAAACGCAGCGACAACCCGTTTTTCAAGGAATCGTCGATTTCATTTACGATTCGTTCGCCCCAATCCAACACCAAATAAGCTGGGAACCGATCAACCTCACTGCCCCATTTTGCGCTTCAGTTCCTCTAGCTCATCGTCCGTTTCCCACTTGCGGAAGGCTTGTTCCAAGGGATCCGCCGAGGTTGGCCGACCGTAGGTTGAGGATTGCGTCCATCCCGTCGTCTTCCAGGTTTGCTCTGCCGACTGACTTGTTCGGGTTCTCTGCACTTCGGCAACCTTCGCTTTCACTTCCTCAAGCCGTTTCTGGATCTGGACTTGCAGTTCTAGAGATTGCCGAATCTTCTGTTTTGTAGCCTCCATTTCCGTCCATTTCTCATTGCCCTCGCGGAGCAATGCCGCTTCTCGTTCCTCCGCAGGTTTCGCTAAATCCCAACGTTCTGCTTTCTTAGCTTTCTCAATCCGCTCATGCCAGCGCTGCACCTCTTGAGCCGTTGCCATAATTTCATCCTGCAACCGTTTTTCCTTGAGGCGCAGCGTTGCCAGCAGGTTCACAATTTCTTGCTGCTGTTGGTAAAGCTGATCTTCCATCGCCATCAACTCTAGATGAGGATTCTCCCGCATGAACTCCTCCAGCCGCGTTTCCAAAAACTGACTAAAATCATCGAAAACACTCATGATGGATATCCTCCGCAGGGGTGGGGTGGGGTTCATTGCTTCTTTTACCTATCCTATAGGCACGCCCACAGTGGAAGGTATGAATTCTCAGAAAATTGATCCCTATTGGGTAGGCGATCGCAATATGCAAAGATAATAAATGCTCTTTGTATAAGTTCATTTCACTGTTTGGAGACAACCCCTAGCGTTTATGAACATTGGCGATCGTGTTCGAGTAAAAGAATCTGTAGTAGTGTTTCATCATCCC
It contains:
- a CDS encoding 2-isopropylmalate synthase, with translation MNTQNQPDRILIFDTTLRDGEQSPGATLNVDEKLTIARQLARLGVDIIEAGFPFASPGDFEAVQKIARQVGTEDGPTICGLARATRQDIQTAAEALKPAAKGRIHTFIATSDIHLQYKLRKTRAEVLAIAEEMVAYAKTFVDDVEFSPEDAGRSDPEFMYQVLERAIAAGATTINIPDTVGYTTPAEFGALIRGIKENVPNVDQAIISVHGHNDLGLAVANFLEAIKNGARQLECTINGIGERAGNAALEELVMALHVRRQYFNPFLGRPVESEAPLTNIDTRQIYKTSRLVSNLTGMFVQPNKAIVGANAFAHESGIHQDGVLKHKLTYEIMDAQLIGLTDNQIVLGKHSGRNAFRTRLKELGFDLADQDLNRAFLRFKEMADKKKEITDWDLEAIVNDEIQQAPELFRLEHVQVSCGDHSKPTATVTVITPEGEELTDAAIGTGPVDAVYKAINRVVDVPNQLIEYSVKSVTEGIDAIGEVTIRLRHEDRIFSGHAANTDVIVASAHAYMHALNRLYAVLQQGRSVHPQHPVEASA
- a CDS encoding 50S ribosomal protein L11 methyltransferase gives rise to the protein MANSWWEIQILCDPALEDTVFWRLERFGCQGMSSEAKDYLNLVKAYMPQIKVNSLDLAALSLWIKQDAICVGCAPPTTQWHLIDEEDWASSWKQYWTPQEVGDRFLVNPAWMPMPEDSDRTVIRLDPGTAFGTGTHPTTQLCLEALEMRLGSLDDNPDEEPITVADIGCGSGILSIGAVLLGAEKVYAVDIDPLAVKATMSNRELNQVPSDRLIVREGSLMQLIEMLESPVDGFLCNILAEVIIDLVPMLSAIAKPTTWGVFSGILIDQAKPVADTLEQHGWIVATLWRRQDWCCLNVRRS
- a CDS encoding glycosyltransferase; translation: MTMHPTLSLIPPPQGALQVKALPQGAGTPLSSPDSGLQDQFLSLIVPTYNEHQNLPVLIAQLTQILSSHWGEQYEIIVVDDDSPDFTWSTAQDLIPTYPMLRVMRRQGERGLASAIIRGWQVARGDVLGVIDADLQHPPDILLGLLDEMAQGADLAVASRHVEGGGVSEWSVVRRFLSRGAQVLGLVLLPDVVSRVSDPMSGFFLVRREAIANQTLNPLGYKILIEVLGRGTIDRIAEVGYVFQERQEGESKVTWKQYWEYLQHLCRLRLSRGRVGRIRQRTALPMGRFIRFGLVGLSGVFVDMAVFYLLSDPSTLALGLTRSKIVAAEVAIVNNFLWNDRWTFGDISARQSGHSQRLKRFLKFNAVCVAGLVLNVLILNLLFNVFGINRYVANLMAIALVTVWNFWLNLKLSWRVTQVK
- a CDS encoding TIGR04376 family protein — encoded protein: MSVFDDFSQFLETRLEEFMRENPHLELMAMEDQLYQQQQEIVNLLATLRLKEKRLQDEIMATAQEVQRWHERIEKAKKAERWDLAKPAEEREAALLREGNEKWTEMEATKQKIRQSLELQVQIQKRLEEVKAKVAEVQRTRTSQSAEQTWKTTGWTQSSTYGRPTSADPLEQAFRKWETDDELEELKRKMGQ
- a CDS encoding transposase, yielding MRFLGLGFEDAVPDATTVWLFWQRLLAQGLVEVLFEQFDGYLIGAGYQANQGWLTDKSFLVGWVKQRGTQL
- a CDS encoding glycoside hydrolase family 15 protein, which encodes MTPATAHLDRYYDDIKAVILSRQHPVTGLLPASTAVNLHGDYTDAWVRDNVYSILAVWGLAIAYRKLDDHSGRAYELEHAVVKLMRGLLFAMMRQAPKVEAFKVTQDPLDALHAKYDTGTADVVVDDDKWGHLQLDATSLFLLMLAQMTASGLKIIFTLDEVNFVQNLTYYIGRAYRTPDYGIWERGNKINHGDPELNASSVGMAKAALEALNKMNLFGVWGGQSSVLHILPDEIARTRITLESILPRESGSKEVDAALLSVIGFPAFAVEDLALVKRTRENIVTKLEGRYGCKRFLRDGHQTVIEDSNRLHYEPFELKQFEHIECEWPLFFTYLLLDALFRGDRDQARLYHQKLETLLVDDNGRKLLPELYYVPEESIEAERATPKSQKRLPNENVPLVWAQSLFYLGSMILDGLLDLGDLDPLGRHLRANASIRQQPLVQIALLAEDELLQATLSTYGIATQVPWQVEPIQIRSASELAKVYEQIGRSDALGLTGRPPRRLRSLTTSRIFYIEGKTIAFLPSFLDLQQFYLTLDYHFLVAQIESELAYIYRHWHDLGRPTMTLLLTRAMFDAGSVKMEQSPLLALLKNMRDGECNGTPVRLGPLQQLMLTAGTERIDNVHGFTFTEAPMQSAACPTRRLNVDPANMVPLSGYQEFLLEQETDVKGLCDRLRQSTNLYEQTELLETLVELEGLEFDTGWGDPGQPVLIADLLNEVYTRAGEEQLWSIIRRAAGLLNKVDIGLTDAVNEILVQQKQITVGKAFSQASLIERPMPHNDILAKIHEFCGEDVRDRALTQEILIYLSLLIKTEPSLFKGLLTLRVSYLILLLTSELALELQVTQDEAYEALMQLSPFDIKMRLRQVLAGYASMNKTLLRQESLAVRQSAQQMRWSPFTEEEGIPEPTTGSWRRQRQLDGAINRVPPNFYPRVWQVLQHCQGVVIGDKLERRNRLESELILAEMTPGEKNFALRVEHLLNKIQAPEYRQANIEALMALAGISDRNPEFQIESYIVLDVLIGHAVRIAWLAKHPEHGDRYDEYKSQAWHSFYETSPPECARHIAEALKYLIELHDTTEPGELADLNAIAP
- a CDS encoding transposase; amino-acid sequence: MGQCGFWDIERRQQKLSQKRDFLDRLDALIPWEDFRPLLEQIHLKERKSNAGRKAIDVLLMFKRLILPQLYNISDEELE
- a CDS encoding NYN domain-containing protein, giving the protein MVITRISRLSIFVDGNNMFYAQQKNGWFFDPKRVLEYFTNEPGTRLVNAFWYTGLKDPQDQRGFRDALISLGYTVRTKILKEYYDDNSGRYSQKANLDIEIVVDMFNTVDQYDRVVLFSGDGDFERAIELLRSKNTHITVVSTEGMIARELRNATDCYIDLNSIRDSIEKVDGYKEHYGVI